Proteins from one Xenorhabdus griffiniae genomic window:
- a CDS encoding conjugal transfer protein TraG N-terminal domain-containing protein, giving the protein MTTNSYLEYFLTLLGWVVNNGLWQILIATGLFTTPLVIKVIAVWLKVREGDEEDGHGGLQSLARLENTLYGTFFVMVVCCVPLVNVSLSTLQYDQSRAKSCGTWTPQAPDKSGYAPVISSLNNQTAAVPLWWAVVHRLSKGLTQAAVASIPCRPDLRQLRFEVQHTRINSPALAAELQDFTNDCYALALYQWKQRDQGQTPDPATLHDIDWLGSRTFLSGDYRTLQSRMPRGLFPWNESRDSGRPNTGQGGYPTCQAWWSTPKTGLKARVLAEADPGLWLRLSAALKMLGKETREYQEAVIRRLVSPVNLTMSQDGYVYAGYGGNADFAVWDRSNRVGSSAGTLLGGFLSMPAFDAVRQALPMIQAVILMALYILIPLILLFAAYEFKTVLTLTFALFALNFLTFWWETARWLDSYLLDALYGSDTHSLLNLAGIQNTSDDLIMGLVMGTLFIVLPMVWLGALAWAGVRIGDMAGMMSQGVGQVRQSAGLFGQMVMQKMLSKGK; this is encoded by the coding sequence ATGACCACCAACAGCTATCTGGAATACTTTCTGACCCTGCTGGGTTGGGTGGTCAATAACGGGTTATGGCAAATACTGATTGCCACCGGACTGTTTACAACCCCTTTAGTGATAAAGGTCATCGCGGTCTGGCTGAAAGTGCGGGAAGGTGACGAAGAGGACGGTCATGGCGGGTTGCAGTCGCTTGCCCGTCTCGAAAATACGTTGTATGGCACCTTTTTCGTCATGGTGGTGTGTTGTGTGCCACTGGTCAATGTCAGCCTCAGTACCCTCCAGTACGATCAGTCCCGCGCCAAAAGTTGCGGCACCTGGACACCGCAAGCGCCGGATAAAAGTGGTTATGCGCCGGTGATCTCCAGCCTGAATAATCAGACGGCGGCGGTGCCCCTCTGGTGGGCCGTGGTGCATCGGTTGTCAAAGGGATTAACGCAAGCGGCGGTCGCTTCCATTCCCTGCCGGCCGGATTTAAGGCAGCTGCGTTTTGAGGTACAGCACACCCGTATCAATAGCCCGGCACTGGCGGCGGAATTGCAGGATTTCACTAATGACTGTTATGCCTTAGCGTTGTATCAGTGGAAACAACGGGATCAGGGGCAAACCCCCGATCCGGCCACCCTGCATGATATTGACTGGCTGGGCAGTCGCACCTTCTTATCCGGCGATTACCGGACGCTGCAATCCCGAATGCCCAGGGGACTATTTCCGTGGAATGAAAGCCGGGACAGTGGCCGGCCCAATACCGGGCAGGGCGGTTATCCCACCTGTCAGGCCTGGTGGTCAACCCCTAAAACCGGACTGAAGGCCAGGGTATTGGCCGAGGCTGATCCGGGATTGTGGTTGCGTCTGTCGGCAGCCCTCAAAATGCTGGGCAAAGAAACCCGCGAATATCAAGAAGCGGTGATCCGCCGTTTAGTCAGTCCGGTTAACTTGACAATGTCTCAGGACGGCTATGTGTATGCGGGGTATGGCGGTAATGCCGATTTTGCGGTCTGGGACAGATCAAATCGAGTGGGGTCTTCTGCGGGGACTCTGCTGGGGGGATTCCTCAGCATGCCGGCGTTTGATGCGGTGCGTCAGGCGTTGCCGATGATACAGGCGGTGATCCTGATGGCGTTGTATATCTTAATCCCGTTGATCCTGCTGTTTGCTGCCTATGAATTTAAGACGGTACTCACACTGACGTTCGCCCTGTTTGCGTTGAATTTCCTGACCTTCTGGTGGGAAACTGCCCGTTGGCTGGACAGTTATTTACTGGATGCCCTGTATGGCTCAGACACCCACAGCCTGTTGAATCTGGCCGGTATTCAGAATACTTCAGATGATTTGATTATGGGGCTGGTGATGGGCACGTTGTTTATTGTGCTGCCAATGGTCTGGCTGGGGGCACTGGCCTGGGCCGGGGTGCGGATAGGCGATATGGCGGGCATGATGAGCCAGGGCGTGGGGCAGGTCAGGCAGTCTGCCGGCCTGTTCGGGCAAATGGTAATGCAGAAGATGTTGTCGAAAGGAAAATAG
- a CDS encoding integrating conjugative element protein: MMTRINALLLVLSGLATASVQGNTPVVSLSLPQVNNSVLGYGADVSGAVSDTLFYTLGGGSVISQPATRRSLTTLGGLELGWSSDLMCGNFDLKTTVGNQLNGITAGFKNLMSEVIQGATGAVASLPAMVIQRANPGLYDMLTNGVLQANVAYDKAQFNCQNMARRMMDFAQNSKWTQSAALQEYKTQVNSGDADAVRVNNAGSKATGTSGHPWIGGKKQGGKGQNAIRPTRDLASAGFNMMNQLPVLSQASISTKQCDGGACTQFQNAREAAEAVVKVLGDRAIRTCANAAECTSGGETQQPGATVAGTGFAPMLEEGTKTNTEQLVKLVNGTEKPTAANLAKLKTGSLAVTKGVIQALQRDPDSAALTARLAGELAMAETTETALLMRRMLITGMSEPNAAAQPEALAEGERRIEALDREINALKNEMWLKRELSRNAILTIIERDTHRIQTHPQKQVPDSTDARFYQLEMPHRERQ, encoded by the coding sequence ATGATGACGAGAATAAACGCATTATTGCTGGTATTGAGTGGGCTGGCAACTGCGTCTGTGCAGGGTAATACACCGGTTGTATCCCTCTCATTACCACAGGTAAATAACAGTGTGCTGGGTTATGGTGCCGATGTCTCCGGTGCGGTCTCCGATACGCTGTTTTATACCTTAGGGGGCGGCTCAGTGATTTCACAGCCGGCCACCCGCCGTTCCCTGACCACGCTGGGCGGACTGGAGCTGGGCTGGAGTTCCGATTTGATGTGCGGCAATTTTGACTTAAAAACTACCGTCGGTAATCAGTTAAACGGTATTACAGCCGGGTTTAAAAACCTGATGAGTGAAGTTATCCAGGGGGCCACCGGCGCTGTCGCCAGCTTACCCGCCATGGTCATTCAGCGTGCCAACCCGGGGCTGTATGACATGCTGACCAACGGTGTGTTGCAGGCCAATGTGGCGTACGACAAGGCTCAGTTTAATTGCCAGAACATGGCCCGGCGAATGATGGATTTTGCGCAAAACAGTAAATGGACGCAATCGGCTGCCCTACAGGAATATAAGACACAGGTGAACAGCGGGGATGCCGATGCGGTAAGAGTCAATAATGCCGGCAGCAAAGCCACAGGCACCAGCGGGCACCCGTGGATTGGCGGGAAGAAGCAGGGGGGCAAGGGACAAAATGCCATCCGGCCCACCCGTGATTTAGCCAGCGCGGGATTTAATATGATGAATCAGCTGCCGGTACTGAGCCAGGCTTCAATCAGTACCAAACAGTGTGATGGCGGTGCCTGTACCCAATTTCAGAATGCCAGAGAAGCGGCGGAGGCGGTGGTAAAAGTGCTGGGCGACCGGGCTATCCGTACCTGTGCCAATGCCGCAGAATGCACCAGCGGTGGGGAAACGCAGCAGCCGGGCGCGACGGTGGCCGGCACCGGCTTTGCGCCGATGCTGGAAGAGGGCACCAAAACCAATACTGAACAGCTGGTGAAGCTGGTCAATGGTACGGAAAAACCCACCGCCGCCAATCTGGCCAAACTGAAAACCGGTAGCCTGGCCGTCACCAAAGGTGTCATTCAGGCATTGCAGCGAGACCCGGACAGTGCGGCGTTGACCGCGCGTCTGGCGGGCGAGCTGGCGATGGCTGAGACCACCGAGACCGCATTGCTGATGCGGCGCATGCTGATTACCGGCATGTCAGAGCCCAATGCGGCCGCCCAACCGGAAGCCCTGGCCGAAGGGGAACGCCGGATTGAGGCGCTGGACAGGGAAATCAATGCGCTGAAAAATGAGATGTGGCTGAAACGGGAGCTGTCCCGTAACGCTATCCTGACCATTATTGAACGGGACACACACCGTATCCAGACCCATCCGCAAAAGCAGGTGCCGGACAGCACTGATGCGCGTTTTTATCAGCTGGAAATGCCCCACCGTGAACGGCAGTAA
- a CDS encoding TIGR03756 family integrating conjugative element protein: MKTPRLAFPVVITLIAAFVPFVQASLNTAQIVASSLSPSCIQWRVSGICYWLFCSWHGCTVKTSVKVTHYLPEAVVSTYHAPGGNPWADMAQVSRLSGGLENAVTGALSHLTAGGGHHNSQMAGQRRTSLRFKYADAIGHPATRLIGGQIPGYSCRSAATPLVPYFLSTLDTVAWRTGLPESFYPEALIPGQRELGRQMAANLWGTIYPRSGFINQTDDDKASAVVAQRVADIITRTGQPHVYQTLKGQRADGYWPPEPVTENTGTQNHQWQRLSPRLSQSCAVFPDGEHAAAVNGNQAYALWQPYSCCQRRGQRFLGSTDI, from the coding sequence ATGAAGACACCCCGCCTTGCTTTTCCTGTGGTCATCACGCTGATAGCGGCGTTTGTTCCCTTTGTGCAGGCTTCCCTCAACACCGCCCAGATTGTGGCCAGCAGTCTCTCGCCATCCTGTATCCAGTGGCGGGTCAGCGGTATTTGTTACTGGCTGTTTTGTTCCTGGCATGGCTGTACGGTAAAAACGTCGGTTAAAGTCACTCACTACCTCCCCGAAGCGGTGGTATCCACCTATCACGCCCCCGGCGGCAATCCGTGGGCAGACATGGCGCAAGTCAGCCGGTTATCCGGCGGACTGGAAAATGCTGTCACCGGGGCGTTATCCCACCTGACTGCGGGCGGTGGCCACCATAATAGCCAGATGGCAGGCCAGCGCCGGACCAGTCTGCGTTTTAAATATGCCGATGCCATCGGGCACCCCGCCACCCGTCTGATTGGCGGGCAAATTCCCGGCTATTCCTGCCGCAGTGCGGCCACCCCGTTGGTGCCTTATTTTCTCAGCACATTAGATACCGTTGCGTGGCGCACCGGTTTGCCGGAATCGTTCTACCCGGAAGCGCTTATTCCCGGCCAGCGGGAGCTGGGCAGACAAATGGCCGCCAATCTGTGGGGCACTATTTATCCGCGCTCAGGTTTCATCAATCAGACCGATGATGACAAAGCGTCTGCCGTGGTGGCGCAGCGGGTGGCGGATATTATCACCCGTACCGGGCAACCCCATGTTTATCAGACCTTAAAAGGTCAACGCGCTGACGGTTATTGGCCACCCGAACCAGTGACAGAAAATACCGGCACCCAAAATCACCAATGGCAGCGATTATCACCCCGGTTAAGTCAATCTTGCGCAGTGTTTCCTGACGGCGAACATGCGGCTGCGGTCAATGGCAACCAGGCGTATGCCCTGTGGCAGCCCTACAGCTGTTGCCAGCGTCGCGGGCAGCGTTTTCTTGGCAGTACCGATATCTGA
- a CDS encoding TIGR03757 family integrating conjugative element protein, with the protein MWKSTLLLWAGLLASLSANAKVVIYTDSQHPPVNLSPETQIVWLDAAEQHQRQIFAHLSADPQQAARQAQAMLHSPQWYKQEHQLINAYRAIVEAWQSGVRKYPAVVFDDRDVVYGTVDVAKASALREQRQP; encoded by the coding sequence ATGTGGAAGTCGACTTTATTGCTTTGGGCGGGATTGCTGGCCTCATTATCGGCCAATGCGAAAGTAGTTATCTATACCGACAGTCAGCATCCTCCCGTCAATCTTTCCCCGGAGACACAAATTGTCTGGCTGGATGCGGCTGAACAACATCAGAGACAAATCTTCGCTCACTTGTCTGCCGACCCTCAGCAAGCGGCGAGACAGGCACAAGCTATGCTGCATTCTCCCCAATGGTATAAGCAGGAACACCAATTGATCAATGCTTATCGAGCCATTGTTGAAGCCTGGCAATCAGGTGTGCGTAAATACCCTGCGGTGGTATTTGATGACCGGGATGTGGTGTATGGTACGGTGGATGTGGCAAAAGCAAGCGCCCTCAGGGAGCAGCGCCAGCCATGA
- a CDS encoding type VI secretion system baseplate subunit TssF codes for MKTFEQHFQHEIEYLRALQKLVREEKPHLADILSGHDPDVERVNEGLAFLTARLRQKIDDGLPEYTQPLLQRLHSQTIKGLPATSVMQLDSVQGTDNAYSVPAGSKITTENDTPFMSCRPCDIEPLTLIRRELHHQAQETQITLTFRYTGKDARWAIKPISLFLSADETVADTLMLALTQEAYNIQLYRENSPYPMEGLRLEPLQGTSGLILSRPQRAGNWAPQMLIESLYFPHVHHFITLVLPTTMRSHLFMTETREFTVVIKLRYELAVSEAQIAAAFHLHCVPVVNRQITQLTVPFNLGTERYRLPLSPSQGVLDVHGIALEQEPDEEYDRGESFRFYPDRLLTGMDRYLDDEHIWFYSLEMGEDALGRLQYDLVFRDSRGQFMTQPPARKFICQVATFGLQPEPLMAGEMCDADETLPDNVQIKNLTPPSPPYPPLTDSHRYWTLLSHYSVSPFLLHSADMLKELLLGYDFYTETNRNRSRALRRRINGIVSVHSKTSDWLIKGVPHRCLFIELMLDDSAYTHEGEAFMFAHGVSQFLPFCLTQDMHMLVTCRTTAGKFYKLMPRPVLGYRPLM; via the coding sequence GTGAAAACATTTGAACAACACTTTCAACACGAGATCGAGTATCTCCGCGCATTACAAAAACTGGTGCGGGAGGAAAAACCACATCTGGCGGATATCCTCAGTGGACACGATCCGGATGTGGAAAGAGTCAATGAAGGCTTGGCCTTTTTGACTGCCCGTCTGCGCCAAAAAATTGACGATGGATTGCCTGAATACACCCAACCATTACTGCAACGCTTACACTCGCAGACAATAAAAGGTCTACCGGCAACCAGTGTGATGCAACTGGATAGCGTTCAGGGGACAGATAATGCTTACTCCGTACCGGCAGGCAGTAAAATCACCACAGAAAATGACACACCATTCATGAGCTGTCGCCCCTGTGATATCGAGCCACTGACACTGATTCGGCGGGAACTCCATCATCAGGCACAGGAGACCCAGATTACCCTGACATTCCGGTATACGGGCAAAGATGCCCGTTGGGCAATCAAACCCATCAGCCTGTTTCTCAGTGCTGATGAAACCGTCGCAGATACCCTGATGCTGGCACTGACACAAGAGGCTTATAACATTCAGTTATACCGAGAAAATTCCCCTTACCCAATGGAAGGTTTGCGTTTGGAACCCTTGCAGGGCACTTCCGGGCTTATTTTGTCCCGGCCACAGCGGGCGGGAAACTGGGCGCCACAAATGCTAATAGAGTCACTTTATTTTCCCCATGTTCATCACTTCATCACATTGGTTTTGCCGACGACGATGCGAAGCCACTTATTCATGACAGAAACCCGTGAATTTACTGTTGTAATCAAACTCAGGTATGAATTGGCCGTGTCTGAAGCACAAATAGCGGCAGCGTTTCACCTGCATTGTGTGCCCGTGGTCAATCGACAAATAACACAATTAACCGTGCCGTTTAATTTAGGGACTGAGCGTTATCGCTTACCCTTATCACCCTCTCAGGGTGTACTGGATGTGCACGGCATTGCACTGGAACAAGAACCGGATGAAGAGTATGACCGGGGTGAATCTTTCCGTTTCTATCCAGATCGCTTGTTAACCGGTATGGATCGCTATTTGGATGACGAACACATCTGGTTTTATTCATTGGAAATGGGGGAAGATGCGTTAGGTCGGTTGCAATACGATCTGGTCTTCCGGGACAGTCGGGGACAATTCATGACCCAGCCTCCGGCGCGAAAATTTATCTGTCAGGTGGCAACATTTGGGCTTCAGCCGGAGCCATTAATGGCTGGTGAGATGTGTGATGCGGACGAAACCCTCCCTGATAATGTACAAATCAAAAACCTGACTCCCCCTTCGCCGCCCTATCCGCCGCTCACCGACAGTCACCGCTACTGGACGTTATTGTCACATTATTCGGTCAGCCCATTTTTGCTGCATTCTGCTGACATGCTCAAAGAGCTATTGCTAGGCTATGACTTTTATACAGAAACAAACCGAAACCGGAGCCGGGCACTGCGCCGCAGGATTAATGGCATTGTTTCCGTGCATTCGAAAACGAGCGACTGGCTGATTAAGGGCGTCCCCCACCGCTGCCTGTTTATTGAACTGATGCTGGATGACAGCGCCTACACTCATGAAGGGGAGGCTTTCATGTTTGCCCATGGTGTGTCTCAATTTCTGCCATTTTGCCTGACGCAGGATATGCACATGTTAGTGACCTGCCGTACCACGGCGGGAAAATTCTATAAGCTAATGCCCCGTCCCGTACTGGGGTATCGTCCGTTAATGTAA
- the tssI gene encoding type VI secretion system Vgr family protein → MDGLVFTCQIGRLPPTTFQVVNFTLREHLSQLFQLNLTVVSAVNNIPLGEQLNQEASLTVKRNGVVERTVNGIVAGATQGNTDGKQTYYTFILRPEMWRMTLNQDSRIYQHLSVPDILKKLLGEHRVKADSKFYDSAGYHAPRDYITQKRESAYDFWCRLAAEEGIIFWFEENQMFYSNSHLGMTAALPLVYNGQPNTDDTDSTVWQWQYGEYLCPDEFIHKDYNYLRPSQPMQTKANVEPSSGHSVFESYGRFQWSKEGQPFSQIRLNQLNSESKLGSAQSNCIKLRPGKIFTLSAHPSDAMNDRWQVVSITHHGTQPQAAGIGGEGTTLTSDMTFIPGFDDWRPPYHYKPLADGDELATVVGPEGEEIFTNELGAIKVHFHWNRYDKLGDSSSCWVRVAQGWNGNNFGFMAIPRIGQEVIISYLNGDIDRPIVTGCNYNGRNSPPLDLPGQKTRTTFKTKTHKGDGFNELRFEDAKGSEEVYIHAQKDMNTKVLNNRTIQVDVDHEERIGRDQKLTVVRDQFEEIQRSRQTVIKQDDDESVSGHQTLRVEKNQSSTITGQQSTNIGKSQLLEINDNQEVRVGKHIVLQSQSGQITIGNSGGQIIIDPTGAITISGTSISMTEHAAGKAGSQPLFDYSGRYILTNSKNNNQPLTNTLYQIKTPSGIVSGRTDAAGRTVIVQTQQADTLEFSIPEEQKKKKNQTLYHVGNNQPVDYVMEFKEE, encoded by the coding sequence ATGGATGGTTTGGTTTTTACCTGCCAAATCGGTCGACTCCCGCCAACGACCTTTCAGGTGGTTAACTTCACTCTGCGGGAGCATTTATCTCAGCTTTTTCAACTTAATCTGACGGTGGTCAGCGCCGTCAATAATATCCCTCTGGGTGAGCAGCTTAACCAGGAAGCCTCTCTGACCGTCAAGCGTAATGGCGTGGTGGAACGAACGGTCAATGGTATTGTGGCCGGTGCGACACAGGGCAATACCGATGGAAAGCAAACGTATTACACTTTTATTCTGCGACCGGAAATGTGGCGGATGACGCTCAATCAGGACAGCCGTATTTATCAGCATCTCTCCGTCCCTGATATTTTGAAGAAATTGCTGGGAGAGCACCGGGTAAAAGCTGACAGCAAGTTCTATGATAGCGCCGGTTATCATGCGCCCCGCGACTACATTACTCAGAAACGGGAATCAGCCTATGATTTCTGGTGCCGGTTAGCGGCGGAAGAAGGCATTATTTTCTGGTTTGAGGAAAACCAGATGTTTTACAGCAATTCTCACCTCGGTATGACGGCCGCCTTACCCTTGGTCTACAACGGTCAACCAAACACGGATGATACTGACTCAACCGTCTGGCAGTGGCAGTATGGCGAATATTTATGCCCTGATGAGTTTATCCATAAAGATTACAACTACCTGCGTCCTTCCCAACCGATGCAAACCAAAGCCAACGTAGAACCCAGCAGCGGGCATTCCGTTTTTGAAAGTTACGGGCGTTTCCAGTGGAGTAAAGAAGGACAACCCTTCAGTCAAATTCGTCTTAACCAGTTGAACAGCGAAAGTAAACTGGGCTCCGCACAGTCTAACTGTATCAAATTACGGCCGGGTAAAATCTTTACCCTCAGTGCACACCCGTCTGACGCGATGAATGACCGCTGGCAGGTGGTCAGCATCACGCATCATGGCACTCAGCCGCAAGCAGCAGGAATAGGCGGTGAAGGCACCACATTAACCAGCGATATGACTTTTATCCCCGGCTTTGATGACTGGCGGCCACCGTATCACTATAAGCCACTGGCAGACGGTGATGAGCTGGCCACAGTTGTCGGGCCTGAAGGCGAAGAGATATTCACCAATGAACTCGGTGCCATTAAAGTGCATTTTCACTGGAACCGCTATGATAAACTTGGTGACAGTTCGTCCTGTTGGGTGCGGGTTGCCCAGGGCTGGAATGGCAATAACTTTGGCTTTATGGCAATCCCCCGTATCGGTCAGGAAGTGATTATTTCTTACCTGAACGGGGATATAGACCGTCCGATCGTGACCGGTTGCAACTACAATGGCCGCAATAGCCCGCCGCTGGATTTACCGGGCCAAAAAACCCGAACTACCTTTAAAACCAAAACGCACAAAGGTGACGGATTTAACGAACTGCGCTTTGAGGATGCCAAAGGCAGCGAGGAAGTGTATATCCATGCCCAAAAGGATATGAACACCAAGGTGCTGAATAACCGCACTATTCAGGTGGATGTTGATCATGAGGAGCGTATTGGCCGCGACCAGAAGTTAACGGTGGTACGGGATCAATTTGAGGAAATTCAACGCAGCCGTCAGACTGTCATTAAACAGGATGATGATGAATCAGTTTCCGGTCACCAGACCTTGCGGGTTGAGAAAAATCAGTCCAGCACCATTACCGGGCAGCAAAGCACCAACATCGGTAAAAGCCAGTTACTGGAAATCAACGATAATCAGGAAGTGCGTGTTGGTAAACACATTGTGCTGCAATCCCAAAGCGGCCAGATCACCATTGGCAATTCAGGCGGTCAAATCATCATCGATCCAACAGGAGCAATTACAATTTCGGGTACGTCCATATCCATGACCGAACACGCAGCAGGAAAGGCTGGCAGCCAGCCACTGTTTGATTATTCGGGGCGTTATATTCTGACCAACAGCAAAAATAATAACCAACCGCTGACAAACACCCTGTACCAGATAAAAACCCCATCAGGCATCGTGTCCGGCCGTACTGATGCTGCGGGACGTACCGTCATCGTGCAGACCCAGCAAGCGGATACATTGGAATTCAGTATCCCAGAAGAGCAGAAAAAGAAAAAAAACCAAACGCTGTACCACGTTGGTAATAATCAACCCGTGGATTATGTGATGGAATTTAAGGAGGAATAA
- a CDS encoding VRR-NUC domain-containing protein, whose amino-acid sequence MTQQLQPGGMCPAITSVRCRMERVAFPKDEDQCYLAKKAAFAIWAPKAGINKNGAAFSLKQAVMSGLIRVEERIHDWLWQYKAEVVFFMRGVYKNPLPMLANSEARKTKYAGNLPHSESPFSHLTNADKSKFGVTGIRRPDIILVKNKQLRWPGREGQYFDGSVHPDNLKMLIEVKFPGDTLKEGQEKDYKLIATKERFGVFIVEDNRDSKEWETLSAEAKAAERENIKQHLSQFSRSIIPPAIEGLASSLPVPIPGYTGIEQLLLKNIPLVSERQWQYEPIFSLWLAVRHTAIPAMIALSSEKEPSFLERVEQYYDQSARFVSESVTYAQNAIVRSWEWTWDLTASGFNYLSDKTRAALAACGAWFRESGQWIADEIIDPVTKKLSYAIHWVSEKTGEIVRLTEAKIKEAVETVYKYTDLTIDALKQVDWYQIAADLGNGTIQLMVKIGEEIITIIEKIIVVAAIVLLAGLIIWVGSVAGGIAATIWATLTAAVAGITALTAATAS is encoded by the coding sequence ATGACTCAGCAATTACAACCCGGTGGAATGTGTCCAGCCATTACATCAGTGAGATGTAGAATGGAGCGAGTCGCATTTCCCAAAGATGAGGATCAATGTTATTTAGCCAAGAAAGCAGCTTTCGCCATTTGGGCACCAAAGGCAGGAATAAATAAAAATGGAGCCGCATTCTCGCTAAAACAGGCAGTGATGAGTGGTCTCATCAGAGTTGAGGAAAGAATTCACGATTGGTTATGGCAATATAAAGCAGAAGTAGTTTTTTTTATGAGGGGCGTATATAAAAATCCATTACCTATGTTAGCAAACAGTGAGGCAAGAAAAACCAAATATGCGGGAAATCTCCCCCATTCAGAAAGCCCATTCTCACACTTGACGAATGCTGACAAGAGCAAATTTGGTGTTACGGGTATCCGACGACCGGATATTATTTTGGTCAAAAACAAGCAACTCCGCTGGCCTGGTCGTGAAGGGCAATATTTTGATGGTTCTGTTCACCCTGATAATCTTAAGATGCTCATTGAAGTCAAATTTCCAGGTGATACCCTGAAAGAAGGACAGGAAAAAGATTATAAACTTATTGCCACTAAGGAGCGATTTGGTGTTTTCATTGTTGAGGATAACCGTGATTCAAAGGAGTGGGAAACACTTTCGGCAGAAGCTAAAGCCGCCGAGCGGGAAAACATTAAGCAACATCTGTCTCAATTCAGCCGTTCTATTATCCCCCCTGCAATAGAAGGATTAGCCTCTTCTTTACCAGTGCCAATACCAGGCTATACAGGTATTGAGCAGTTGTTACTAAAAAATATCCCCTTAGTCAGCGAGAGGCAATGGCAATACGAACCTATATTTAGCCTGTGGTTAGCCGTGCGTCATACGGCCATTCCAGCGATGATAGCGCTTTCTTCCGAGAAGGAACCATCATTTTTAGAGCGCGTAGAGCAATATTACGATCAGAGTGCCAGATTTGTATCAGAAAGTGTGACTTATGCCCAAAATGCCATTGTCCGAAGTTGGGAATGGACATGGGATTTAACGGCCAGTGGTTTTAATTACCTGAGTGATAAAACCCGTGCAGCATTAGCTGCCTGTGGTGCCTGGTTTCGTGAATCAGGTCAGTGGATAGCGGATGAAATTATCGATCCGGTGACAAAAAAGCTGAGTTATGCCATTCATTGGGTCAGTGAAAAAACAGGAGAAATCGTTCGTCTCACCGAAGCTAAAATCAAGGAAGCCGTGGAAACGGTATACAAATATACCGATTTGACGATAGACGCATTGAAACAGGTCGATTGGTATCAGATAGCCGCTGACCTGGGTAATGGAACAATTCAGTTAATGGTAAAAATAGGAGAAGAAATCATTACCATTATTGAAAAAATTATCGTTGTCGCAGCGATAGTTTTGCTGGCAGGACTAATTATCTGGGTAGGTAGCGTTGCCGGTGGCATCGCAGCCACGATATGGGCGACCCTGACAGCAGCAGTAGCGGGTATTACCGCCTTAACAGCGGCAACCGCATCATAA